In the Populus trichocarpa isolate Nisqually-1 chromosome 1, P.trichocarpa_v4.1, whole genome shotgun sequence genome, GGAGAAAATAGAGACATGGATATTGAGTATGAGGATGCATTTGATGCAAGAGAAAAATGGAGCAAGTAGTGGTGGCGAAGGTGATGCACCAAGAAGAGGGCTGCAATTATCTAAATAATCAGCCATCCAGAGCTCTTTAAAGAATATGATATGCCTTCAAATTCCATGGAGCTAGATCTTTTGCAACTTTTAAATACCCTATTTTATTGCATGATTGACCTGGGGTTTCTCTCTGTAGTAATTGTCATTTTGATCTTTTTCGGGGTTTGTTCAACTCTTTTCAAGTACTTAATGTAATTCTTATATCTTGTTGGTTTATGTATTTATAGCTTAAAATACCATCAAAGCATTCTTAGTTTCtctataaaattaacaatttttttccaGCATATCCAAACATCGATCAAAATCGATAAGAGTATTAACCCTGAAATGAAGATACAGGTTAAAAGTGTTAGAAATATTTGAAGGAGATAAGGGAAACAAGGAACATGGGAAgtatgatgaaaaacaaatctcattcatataaatattattctccTAAGAGAGGAAGTCCCTATAGACTTGGACTTGGACTTACAATACttcaaacatatatttatactaATCTAGGATAATTCAAGAGACTTAAAATATAAACACATATTTAATAGTTACATGCATATACCTAGGAGACACCTATGAGAATAAAAGACACTTTGAATGtagactttaaaattaattccaacACTCCTAACAAGAGAATTGAATCATCacgattttaaaattaagagggAGTGTTTGAATGTAAACTTTTAATGTAGACATTTAATATATAGAGTAATGGTTCAAATTAACTTCTGCTGAAACCATTCTGATGAAAGTAGAACTAAACCAAGAGCATTTTCAATGACAGCAAATGAGAAATTACATCAGGATGATGGTGCGGCTAAGATTGATTCAAAGTATTTCAAGAGTCTCGTTAGATTCTTAATCTACCTCACAAATTCAAGACCTAATATTCTCTTTTATGTTAGTATTATCTCCAGATTTATAGAGAATCCTAGCAGACTTCATCTTGCAGCAGCAAAAAGGATCTTGCGATATCTTTAAAGAACCAAAGATCATGAAATCCTATATAAAGAACAAAATGAAAACAGATTGACCGGTTATTCTGACAGTGATTGGGCGGGAAGCTATGATGATAGGAAGAGTACTTCTGGGTATGTGTTCTATCTTGTAACAAATATAATCTCTTGGTGTTTAAAGAAACAGAATTCTATAACTTTATTTTCTGCTGAGGTAGAATATATTGCTGCAAATGAAGTCGTTTGTCAGTTAGTATGGTTGAGGAGAGTTCTTAATGATTTGCAGCAAAATGCTCTTGATCCTACCATTATTTTCTGTGATAATATGTCTGCAATTGCAATGACCAAGAATCCAGTTTTTCATGCAAGATCAAAACACATAGAATTGAGGTATCATTTCATTAGAGATATGGTAAGCAAGAAGGAGATTGAACTGGTGTTTATCAACACAAATGATTAACCTGCAGATGTCCTCACTAAAAATATACCAGTTGAGAAGTTTTAACAATTCATGTGGTTCTTGAagattacaaattaaaatggagtgttatatgtaatttgtaattctcaatgtcttttattattaacttttatggctcttcttcttttggttttttctagATTATGGAGGTCTATGTGTTCCTAGATTTCATTAATTCAGCTCTTGTTATATAGGCATTTTCTCTTCAGTTTATGTAAGCAAGAAAACAGAAcaaaagtataataaaaaacataactaaGTATTGAGCTGCAGCTAAACCAATTATCACTTCCaatccttttaatttcttctctgTTTCCGCAATTTATTTCCAACAAAAAGAAAGTGTTCAGATGATTTACAATTTGGGCAACACTAGCATTTGTTCTGTGCTCCTACATAAATCATTGTTTGCCATACGCTCAAGAACTATGTCAaatttcaaatatcaaaatataatcaACTAATGAAAAGAAGGTGTTTCTAAGAACTCGGTCaagaaataaatactaaaactaAGAAATTGAAtctaatatataataatcaacAACAGCATCTCTGTTGATGAAGCATATTTACCTTACATCAACATAGCGTCCAAATGGTTTGTTTAATGTAACAACAGCTTCAAATTACAAACTCATCATTATTTCTTCTGCAGTTGAAACGCTACTACTAATAGCTATCTATAGCAAAAAGCAATATAACTGCCCTCTTATCAAGTCTAACATcaacaacaaattaactaatatttcAGGGATATGCAACACGGAACTTTCGACAGCTGAAAGCACAACTAGTTCGGAACTTGGTGTCATGGCCTAGCGATTATATCCGGAACCTGATATCTCGAGCTTTCCTGACCACCCTTTTTGCATTAATATCACTGTACAGATCTGGATAGGAATCATTTATGCGACTGACAAGAGCATTGCGAATGCCTCCCTGCGTTGGCAGAAAAGGGGAAAGGTAGTTTATTATTGcatcaaaagaatgtggcaagCAAAATTTACGCTCGTTGAAGCAGGAAAAGCATGAGCATATGTAATGATATCTAATGACTCGAGTTTTTTCGTAAACATATTGTGCAAATATGGATTAACATTGATTGATGGTTAGCAAGTGTAGTGCCACACACAAAGGAGccaataaattaaaaggcatAGCCTGAATGTTCTAACCTTTGATACTTCCAGTGCCTTTTGAACAACATAGTTCCCGAAGTTATTACGGCAGATGTTCACGAAGTAAGGGCTGTGCATAAACTCCTCGATAATCATTGAAGCATTCTCCTCCCCGCTCCATATCAAACATTTTTCCACGACATTGCTTCCAAACTTGTTCATGGAGAGAGACACAAAATATCCTTTTAGCTTCTCTAGTATCCCGATTGTTGCATGCTGTATGCGTTCGTCGAGTACATGTTGCACGACATAATTCCTAACATGCAAAAGGAAATAAGAAAGTTGAAGGCATCTGTAAGGAAATATATAGATGAAACAAACTCTTCTTTGTGTCTATAAACTTTTGGCTTCCAGTACAAAGGTTATATTCAAAATGCCAAAGGAGGAATCTTATCTTCATTGGTTTTAATTCAAAAGTTTTTGCATATAGATTTATTGTTGAAAATCATAGAATAATTCTTGAAATATCTAACATTGGAAGCTATTATagcttatttttatgataaagtatttatgaaaagtaaattttaaatcatgattcaaagtaaaaaatcacttttcataAATCATGTCAAGGGAACTAATTAGTAAACATAAAAGAGGAGATAAAGGACACACCCATAAGGACTTTCCGATAGTAACATTGCATTAGCTATTGTTTCAAGCAAAAGAAGATGCTTAAGCTCCCCTTGTGCACAATCCAAAGCTCGGTTCAATACACAACATCCGCTTTTATCCATTGCAATGTCAAGAAAACTTTCTGCTATTTCTTTGATGAGGGGctgcaaatatataaaaagcttttatcatgattatgaaaagaaaatcaactgCAAACATGACTCGTACTAATCATTCACCTTCACTATATATATGAGAGTGTGCATTTAcagtaattaaaatataactttatcCATTGGTGTGTTCTTGCCGTATCTCATTATTAAAACGCTAAAGATTAATATATACTTCAAACTATGGAATCTTGCATAACTTCAAgttcaaataaattcaatattatgtAGAAATATACTTAATTTGCAATCACTTTTGTGTAGCAAGGacaaagcatatatatatatatatatatatataatgtgtgtgtgtgtgttaccTTTATATCATCAAATGGGAAATGTTCCAAGCATTTTTGAATTACATGATAACCATTTTGGTTCTGGGATAAGATGACTGTCCTCCGAATCAAAACTTGTGTAAGCAACAATCTTTGCTTAGGCGTTTTGATGTGCTCTATCATCTTTTGCATCGCACGGGTTCtatgaaaagaataattaaatgaaattagtCCAAATCATTGATTTGGAGTTTGAATTAAAACGAAAACACCATGTACATACCCCACTAGATGAAAGCATAACCCAAGCAGCCTCCTTTGGTTATGGATCAAAGAGAGAATAAGTTGAGTCATTTGGGCTTCACTGCATACTTCAAAAAGCTTCTGAATAACATGATTACCAAACTGATCTTCCATTAAGTCATGTACATAATCTTTCACTTCCAAGAAAATCATCTCAATTAGATCTGGCTTCCTCTCATCAAGGACGCCCTGCAAGACCCGATACAGAATTTGACTTCTTGCTGCCACAGCCACTCTGCCTTTCAGTTTATATAGTGATGGGTGATCTGATTGAAAAACTGGGGAATTAGGCAAAGAAGAAACCCTCAGAGTATCTGACGTTGAGGATTCTAACGATCTTACCCTTCTAAATTGAGAGCCAGTATCAAGTATTGTGCTATCAGCATCGAGTATTCTACCAAGACATAATCCATATTGATCAAGCGCATCATAAGACTGACTACGTATACGCGCGCGCGAAGTGCTCCCATGCTTATTTCCGAAGTTGGAAAAAGAATGCAGTGCAAACCTATCTCGGCAGTCTTGGTCTTGGATATTTTGATTATAGACGAGGCCGCCATTATTGTTTCCGAAGTTGGAAAAAGAATGCAGTGCAAACCTATCTCGGCAGTCTTGGTCTTGGATATTTTGATTATAGCCGAGGCCGCCATTATTGTTTCCGAAGTTGGAAAAAGAATGCAGTGCAAACCTATCTCGGCAGTCTTGGTCTTGGATATTTTGAGTATAGCCGAGGCCGCCATTATTGTTTCCGATGTTGGAAAAAGAAGGATGCACCGTATGTCCGGTACTATTTTGGGAGGTGCTGGGGAAAGAATGCAGCGCAAACCTATCATGGTAGTCTTGATCTCGGACATTCTGATCATAGCCGCAGCCTCCATTATTGTTTCTAATGTTGGAAAAATAAGGATATTGCTCCATATATGTGGTCCCATTTTGGGAGCTATTCTGGTATGATGGGTGACCAGCAGCAAGTGAGTACTGATCATCACTCCTCATCGTGTTCAAAGATCGTTGTTGTTCATTAGAAGAATGAGAAAATCTACCAGTTGTAGAAAGATTCATTCTAGCAAAGTAACTTTCTAGAATTGGATCTTCAAAGGGGTAAGAATAATCAAGTTTCATATTGTAAAAGCGAGGAGATTCAAACACGAATCCAGGGGGAGAAATTTCTAGGTTTTGTTGTGAGCTGGTAGGATCGTATACAGcgaaaagattatttttttttccaaagggATAAGCAACAATCTTTGCTCAGGCGCTTTCAGGGAGTGCTTATTTATTTCCCAGCGAGTCTAAATTCAGTTTAGGGTTTGATGGTTTTGAAAACCACCTAATATTTATACGGGCTCCTTGTATTGGATTtcgattaaaagaaaaattctggCTGAGGAGAAAAGGTAGAGTCTTTGGAGGATAAGATATTATATGGAGGTAGAActgtaatcaaataaaaatacgtACGTCATATGGAAACGTTTGTTTCTCCTTCTAGAGTACTGCAATTCGTATtctattgaaaaggaaaaactaaattcttcaaaaataaaaataataaaagaagaagaaagacaaagaataaagaaaaactacaataaactctttaaaaattaagaaaaaaaaactaattatacttttttttccttgcaataataatattcaataGTACAAGGTATCCTATGAAACATGTTATCGATCGGACGAGTTTGTGGGTTTGGATTTACACTAagaatgctaattaattattatagtaattttttaaaaaacaaatgcaattaaTTATAGCGAGCCGGCTTAAGGTGAATCCATCTTTGAGtaaaataaagtatttaaaaatatttaagaaatatttatttttaattcttatatatatatatatatatgtttgataaataggatattaaataattttattttatacttgtagttttttttattaaataagaataatttttatttcataaagcataattaactttcttttttctaaaccAAAGCCGAAAGGAAAAGGCTTATATAttagaatccaaaataaaaactatttgtgTGGAGTACGTAGTAGAAACAAATACACGTACTGGCAAAGCGAAAGATAAATAAAGACGTAAAATGTGGAATCTTTATGCTTATCTAATTGTATTACATCAAGGTTACCATAGACTTAATTTCGCAGCAATCTTTAAGGTCGATTATTAAGTTAAAACACGACAGCGATAATTTCATGACAGCTTGATGATCAAACGCTGAAACAAGAGATGGAATGAAATCTCAATTACGGAGAATAACAAGCAGAAGATTTTGTAACTCGCTTAAATTAAGATAAGAACAATTACTGAAAATTactagggaaaaaaagaagaaaaaacacttcATTCTTTGTCTTGCCAGGACCTTGAGCTGTCTTTGAAGATGGTGGAAAAGTAGCCTTAGTTTTTCGTAGAAATCATCTTCAAGCTTTTGCATGGAGGCTTTCGCCGTTAAAGCGACACCAAGATCGATGGAGTCAGCTAAAGTTACATTGCTGAAGAAGTCTAGGCTAATTCAATCTTCACAAATAAACCCGCTGTCTGGCTTAAATTAACATTCAAGCCTAGCCGAGATGTTCAAAGGAAGCTCATGTTCAACTAGCAAAAGGAAGCACATGCAGTGCAACACATTTACAATGTATTATTGCCCATTAGAAGAAGTGAAAAGACTCTGAAATACCAGTCGTCCTTGCTGGGATGCTACGTACCCTTGCTGTCTTCTAAGTCTACACATTGAAGTCCTTCTGCTTCCTGCAAGCCCTCACATTGGCTACCTCCATATGGACTGCAGATTCCACGATCCACTTCAATCTAACTCTTAAATATCTCGAGCAGAGAAGGCAACCCCTAAGCAATGTCCTCATTAAGTTGTTGTGTTGCAAGGCATGGAGACAGCTAAATTGATAGCTGCTTCTACGTGGCCTTCTTAAGATCCATGTAGAAAACATATCTTGTGCTTCCGAATCCGGTTTAACTTTATAGTGAAATggatcatttatatatataaatacgaGGCTTCGCGTATTCAAGACTGAAAACTGGTCTTCTTTGCACGTTGCTGTTTCCCCATTTTAGTAAGATTTCGATTCTATCCGCAATGCCTGTACACCAAAGCTTTTAAAATTGGAAAGATAACCAAGACCAAGACAGTTTTTGTCTATTCCAGTTAATGATTAAAGGCTTTAGGTCTCTCAATCCAGTCCAGCACAAGGCGCCACAGTAATTCTCTGCCTGTGGTGCTAATGGACCCAAAGTTTCTGACAGAAATCATCTGGTTGAAGCGGAGGAAGAGCTACTATCTAAAGTAGCTCCAATGTAATGCTTAAGCAACCCCGGCTTCCAACTGATACACGACTTCCATATTTGCAAAGAAGTTGCTAGCTAGCTTCATTTCCTTCATCGATCCAAGTAATGTTTAATATATCCTCTCAATTTGAGTATGAGAGCCCACATGAAATTGATGTACAATCCCATCAATGCTGATCCAACTGCATCTGGGCTGATTCTTGACTCCATTCTCCCTCATAAACCACCTAAGTGCTAAGACAGTGTCCCATCGATGATCAACTGCAAAGACATTATCTAGCATTACATGTCCTGCAGAATTACCTGGGTCCACCTCAACAAGAATCTTATAAATATCGAGCCAAATCTACTCCATAATGGAGCAGGCAACCACCAAGCAATGCCCCCAAACAAAATTACTAGGTTGACAAGGCATGGAGGCAGCAACATTGATAGCTTCTTCCACATGGCCCTCTCTCTCTCGCAAGAAGCTATTGATATAGCCAGCATAACGTTCCAATTTAGGAAGGACAAATTAAGAACCGTGAGCTCATTTCTAGGAATGTCTGACGTCCTTTATCCGATAACCGCGAGTGGCTGCAGGCCCATATATAGAAGACCAAGGAACGTTCAAGCATTGGGATGTAAATTAACCAAACCCTTGCACTCTGAATGAGATGACATCTTTGGAAACCATCTGGTCAAAAAACGTCTTTCGCTTTGCCAAAATTCCCACATTTAGCATAAACCATCCGGTCAAAAAAGGTCTTTCGCTTTGCTAAAACTCCTAAATTTAGCATATATTAGACTGGTGTCCGCTGTAATTATGCATTATTTTTCAGTAAAATATTTAGGTGTCAtgaatatattttgataaaaaaaaatttaataatttgagatatattttaatcaactaaataataaattggttttatttcattcatattaaaaaaaaaacagacaactatagcaaatatgaaaatatatatataaaaacatttttattcaaaagcaaaaacaatatgttattaatttatctgattgtgttaaataattttttttattaaaatcaatttgtaaaagaaatcgacacacataaaatttattgaataaaagaaaagaaaaaaaaatattatgcaaggttatatatatttaaaatattataaaaaataaatatttaatatatatatatatataaaagaaatttatagaTAAATCATACTGacctcttaaaaaattaaacacgcctagtataattaaaaaatcattactgtttagaaaaggctaaaaaagaaaaaataatagagaagagatattaattaaagtataaaatttaaaattattttaa is a window encoding:
- the LOC7492075 gene encoding putative pumilio homolog 8, chloroplastic, producing MKLDYSYPFEDPILESYFARMNLSTTGRFSHSSNEQQRSLNTMRSDDQYSLAAGHPSYQNSSQNGTTYMEQYPYFSNIRNNNGGCGYDQNVRDQDYHDRFALHSFPSTSQNSTGHTVHPSFSNIGNNNGGLGYTQNIQDQDCRDRFALHSFSNFGNNNGGLGYNQNIQDQDCRDRFALHSFSNFGNNNGGLVYNQNIQDQDCRDRFALHSFSNFGNKHGSTSRARIRSQSYDALDQYGLCLGRILDADSTILDTGSQFRRVRSLESSTSDTLRVSSLPNSPVFQSDHPSLYKLKGRVAVAARSQILYRVLQGVLDERKPDLIEMIFLEVKDYVHDLMEDQFGNHVIQKLFEVCSEAQMTQLILSLIHNQRRLLGLCFHLVGTRAMQKMIEHIKTPKQRLLLTQVLIRRTVILSQNQNGYHVIQKCLEHFPFDDIKPLIKEIAESFLDIAMDKSGCCVLNRALDCAQGELKHLLLLETIANAMLLSESPYGNYVVQHVLDERIQHATIGILEKLKGYFVSLSMNKFGSNVVEKCLIWSGEENASMIIEEFMHSPYFVNICRNNFGNYVVQKALEVSKGGIRNALVSRINDSYPDLYSDINAKRVVRKARDIRFRI